One stretch of Pelmatolapia mariae isolate MD_Pm_ZW linkage group LG3_W, Pm_UMD_F_2, whole genome shotgun sequence DNA includes these proteins:
- the LOC134624517 gene encoding zinc finger protein OZF-like isoform X1, producing the protein MPERGGKRRESIKQNKNQPVPASTDEPVVNRMEKTFTTMKQPRRCQSIDSGDKSFTCDQCGKAFTSKNNLKRHLVIHTGFKPFSCDQCGMAFTQNSSLKEHQLIHTGFKPFSCDQCGKTFTGSSGLKQHQLIHTGFKQFSCDQCGKTFTWRSGLKQHQLIHTGFKPFSCDQCGMAFTQSRNLKRHQLIHTGFKPFSCDQCGKTFTGSSGLKQHQLIHTGFKPFSCDQCGKTFTWHSGLKKHQLIHTGFKPFSCDQCGMAFTQSGSLKKHQLIHTGFKPFSCDHCGMAFTQSGSLKKHQLIHTGFKPFSCDQCGKAFTSKRNLKGHQVIHTGFKPFSCGQCGKAFELKNRLINHQLIHPIIHPSSPALSRAGSRGTPIRSQSSRET; encoded by the coding sequence GCAAAAGAAGGGAAAgcatcaaacaaaacaaaaaccaaccaGTTCCAGCAAGTACAGATGAACCAGTTGTGAACCGGATGGAAAAGACTTTTACCACTATGAAGCAGCCCAGAAGATGCCAGAGCATTGACAGTGGAGACAAAAGCTTCACATGCGATCAGTGTGGAAAGGCTTTCACTTccaaaaataacttaaaaagacATCTGGTCATTCACACTGGATttaaaccattcagctgtgatcagtgtggaatgGCTTTTACTCAGAATAGCAGCTTAAAAGAacatcagctcatccacactggatttaaaccattcagctgtgatcagtgtggaaagacTTTCACCGGGAGTAGCGGTTTAAAACAacatcagctcatccacactggatttaaacagttcagctgtgatcagtgtggaaagacTTTCACCTGGCGTAGTGGTTTAAAACAacatcagctcatccacactggatttaaaccattcagctgtgatcagtgtggaatgGCTTTTACTCAGAGTAGGAACTTAAAAAGacatcagctcatccacactggatttaaaccattcagctgtgatcagtgtggaaagacTTTCACGGGGAGTAGCGGTTTAAAACAacatcagctcatccacactggatttaaaccattcagctgtgatcagtgtggaaagacTTTCACCTGGCAtagtggtttaaaaaaacatcagctcatccacaccggatttaaaccattcagctgtgatcagtgtggaatgGCTTTTACTCAGAGTGgcagcttaaaaaaacatcagctcatccacaccggatttaaaccattcagctgtgaccaTTGTGGAATGGCTTTTACTCAGAGTGgcagcttaaaaaaacatcagctcatccacactggatttaaaccattcagctgtgatcagtgtggaaaggcTTTCACTTCCAAACGTAACTTAAAAGgacatcaggtcatccacactggatttaaaccattcagctgtggTCAGTGTGGAAAGGCTTTTGAACTGAAGAACAGGTTAATAAACCATCAACTAATCCAcccaatcatccatccatcttcccccGCTTTATCCAGGGCTGGATCGCGGGGAACACCAATTCGTTCCCAGTCCAGCCGTGAGACATAA
- the LOC134624517 gene encoding zinc finger protein OZF-like isoform X2 — translation MEKTFTTMKQPRRCQSIDSGDKSFTCDQCGKAFTSKNNLKRHLVIHTGFKPFSCDQCGMAFTQNSSLKEHQLIHTGFKPFSCDQCGKTFTGSSGLKQHQLIHTGFKQFSCDQCGKTFTWRSGLKQHQLIHTGFKPFSCDQCGMAFTQSRNLKRHQLIHTGFKPFSCDQCGKTFTGSSGLKQHQLIHTGFKPFSCDQCGKTFTWHSGLKKHQLIHTGFKPFSCDQCGMAFTQSGSLKKHQLIHTGFKPFSCDHCGMAFTQSGSLKKHQLIHTGFKPFSCDQCGKAFTSKRNLKGHQVIHTGFKPFSCGQCGKAFELKNRLINHQLIHPIIHPSSPALSRAGSRGTPIRSQSSRET, via the coding sequence ATGGAAAAGACTTTTACCACTATGAAGCAGCCCAGAAGATGCCAGAGCATTGACAGTGGAGACAAAAGCTTCACATGCGATCAGTGTGGAAAGGCTTTCACTTccaaaaataacttaaaaagacATCTGGTCATTCACACTGGATttaaaccattcagctgtgatcagtgtggaatgGCTTTTACTCAGAATAGCAGCTTAAAAGAacatcagctcatccacactggatttaaaccattcagctgtgatcagtgtggaaagacTTTCACCGGGAGTAGCGGTTTAAAACAacatcagctcatccacactggatttaaacagttcagctgtgatcagtgtggaaagacTTTCACCTGGCGTAGTGGTTTAAAACAacatcagctcatccacactggatttaaaccattcagctgtgatcagtgtggaatgGCTTTTACTCAGAGTAGGAACTTAAAAAGacatcagctcatccacactggatttaaaccattcagctgtgatcagtgtggaaagacTTTCACGGGGAGTAGCGGTTTAAAACAacatcagctcatccacactggatttaaaccattcagctgtgatcagtgtggaaagacTTTCACCTGGCAtagtggtttaaaaaaacatcagctcatccacaccggatttaaaccattcagctgtgatcagtgtggaatgGCTTTTACTCAGAGTGgcagcttaaaaaaacatcagctcatccacaccggatttaaaccattcagctgtgaccaTTGTGGAATGGCTTTTACTCAGAGTGgcagcttaaaaaaacatcagctcatccacactggatttaaaccattcagctgtgatcagtgtggaaaggcTTTCACTTCCAAACGTAACTTAAAAGgacatcaggtcatccacactggatttaaaccattcagctgtggTCAGTGTGGAAAGGCTTTTGAACTGAAGAACAGGTTAATAAACCATCAACTAATCCAcccaatcatccatccatcttcccccGCTTTATCCAGGGCTGGATCGCGGGGAACACCAATTCGTTCCCAGTCCAGCCGTGAGACATAA